A genome region from Clostridium pasteurianum includes the following:
- the nifB gene encoding nitrogenase cofactor biosynthesis protein NifB: MITNTEELENIAEKTLKHPCYNCIAHKYARMHIPVAPKCNVSCNFCNRKYDCVNETRPGVTSEVLSPELAVEKFKIVKDKVKNLTVIGIAGPGDPLANFEQVKKSIELIKKESPNMTFCISTNGLMLPFYANELINLGVSHITITINAVDPKISAKIYKFVNYLGQTFKGKEAGEILLHNQLSGLRYVTERGIISKINIVMIKGINDEHVPEIVKKVKECGAYMTNIMPLIPVKGSVFQDRSTVNDIELNSMRKNCNQYLKQMYHCKQCRADAIGTLDNDISRKFDLNEIRNKDIKKISYRFAVASSSGEMVDEHFGHASQFYIYDYQNGESQFIEKRNAVKSCFDPSECGNHDDRIASIINLIKDCSAVLAIRAGFEPTSILNENGIKLFQTFSTIEKGIEAAAKTMENENI, from the coding sequence ATGATTACAAATACAGAAGAGTTAGAAAATATTGCTGAGAAAACACTTAAGCATCCATGTTATAACTGCATTGCACATAAATATGCGAGAATGCATATACCAGTGGCTCCAAAGTGTAATGTAAGCTGTAATTTTTGCAACAGAAAATATGACTGTGTAAATGAAACAAGACCTGGAGTGACAAGTGAAGTTTTATCTCCTGAACTTGCAGTAGAAAAATTTAAAATAGTAAAAGACAAAGTAAAAAATTTAACGGTAATTGGAATAGCAGGACCAGGAGATCCACTAGCAAATTTTGAACAGGTTAAAAAATCCATTGAATTAATAAAAAAAGAATCGCCTAACATGACATTTTGTATTTCAACTAATGGATTAATGCTTCCTTTTTATGCAAATGAATTAATAAACCTTGGAGTTAGCCATATAACTATAACAATAAATGCGGTAGATCCTAAAATAAGTGCTAAGATTTATAAGTTTGTAAATTATCTAGGACAGACCTTTAAGGGGAAAGAAGCAGGGGAAATTTTATTGCACAATCAGCTTTCAGGGCTTAGATATGTTACTGAAAGAGGAATTATATCAAAAATAAATATAGTTATGATAAAAGGTATTAATGATGAGCATGTACCTGAAATAGTTAAAAAGGTAAAGGAATGTGGTGCATATATGACTAATATTATGCCTCTTATACCTGTAAAAGGAAGTGTATTTCAGGACAGATCTACTGTTAATGATATAGAACTAAATAGTATGAGAAAAAATTGTAACCAGTATTTGAAACAGATGTATCACTGCAAACAATGCAGAGCAGATGCAATAGGAACACTGGATAATGATATATCTAGGAAGTTTGATCTAAATGAGATAAGAAATAAGGATATTAAAAAAATAAGTTACAGATTTGCAGTTGCAAGCAGCTCAGGTGAAATGGTAGATGAACATTTTGGCCATGCATCGCAGTTTTATATTTATGATTACCAAAATGGTGAAAGCCAATTTATTGAGAAGAGAAATGCTGTGAAGTCCTGCTTTGACCCAAGTGAATGTGGCAATCATGATGACAGAATAGCAAGTATTATAAATTTAATAAAAGATTGCAGTGCAGTCCTTGCAATAAGAGCTGGTTTTGAGCCAACCAGTATATTAAATGAAAATGGAATAAAACTCTTTCAAACATTTAGTACAATAGAGAAGGGAATAGAAGCTGCAGCTAAAACAATGGAAAATGAAAATATTTAG
- the cysK gene encoding cysteine synthase A: MKYVNDVRELIGNTPIVKLNNIEVKSGVNIFAKLELFNPGGSVKDRIGVYMIEAAEKKGTLKKGYTIVEGTAGNTGIGIALAAINKGYNVIFVVPEKFSLEKQTLMKAFGAKIVNTPRENGMQGAVQKANELLKTIPNAISLGQFVNPANPIAHYETTGPEIYRDLEGKIDYLVAGAGSGGTYAGVARYLKEQNKNIKGILADPEGSTMGGGEEASYDIEGIGNDFIPDTMDMKLVDEVIKVNDDEAFYMVRQLALKEGLVVGSSSGAALAAALKLSKNIKSGNIVTIFPDRGDRYFSKNIFG; the protein is encoded by the coding sequence GTGAAATATGTAAATGATGTTAGAGAGCTTATAGGAAATACTCCTATAGTAAAACTCAATAATATTGAAGTTAAGAGTGGAGTCAATATATTTGCAAAGCTTGAACTTTTTAATCCAGGTGGAAGTGTCAAGGACAGAATAGGCGTTTATATGATAGAAGCTGCTGAGAAAAAGGGCACGTTAAAAAAAGGATACACCATAGTAGAGGGAACGGCAGGAAATACGGGAATAGGGATAGCTCTTGCTGCAATTAATAAAGGATATAATGTTATATTTGTTGTTCCAGAGAAGTTTTCACTTGAAAAGCAGACGCTTATGAAGGCTTTTGGTGCAAAAATTGTAAATACTCCTAGAGAAAATGGTATGCAAGGAGCAGTTCAAAAGGCGAATGAACTTTTAAAAACCATACCCAATGCTATAAGTTTAGGTCAATTTGTAAATCCAGCTAATCCTATTGCACATTATGAGACAACAGGGCCTGAAATTTACAGGGATCTTGAAGGTAAAATTGATTATTTGGTTGCAGGGGCAGGAAGCGGTGGAACCTATGCGGGGGTAGCCCGATATTTAAAGGAACAAAATAAAAATATAAAAGGAATACTTGCAGATCCAGAGGGCTCTACTATGGGTGGCGGCGAAGAAGCAAGTTACGATATAGAAGGCATTGGCAATGATTTTATTCCGGATACCATGGATATGAAGCTTGTAGATGAAGTCATTAAAGTTAATGATGATGAAGCCTTTTATATGGTTAGGCAGCTTGCACTTAAAGAAGGGCTTGTAGTGGGGAGCTCATCAGGAGCTGCTTTAGCTGCTGCATTAAAGCTTAGTAAGAATATTAAAAGCGGCAATATAGTAACCATATTCCCAGATAGGGGGGATAGATACTTTAGTAAAAATATTTTTGGATAG
- a CDS encoding class I SAM-dependent methyltransferase, whose translation MGSVQYFDNIATKWNVIRSEYFEERLKYKVLSKVNVKDKITADLGCGTGFITLALAGDASMVFSIDNSVNMLRELKRSSEAKKFNNIYLLKSSLDNLTLFDESMDAVFINMALHHVKDAEKAVKEMYRVLKKGGTVIISDVMQHNGEWAKEEMFDEWLGFSNNQIQSWLRDAGFKNIDIENTDLKCKGHSSKGEYTETSIFIAKAVK comes from the coding sequence ATGGGATCAGTACAGTATTTTGATAACATTGCTACCAAGTGGAATGTGATAAGGAGTGAGTATTTTGAGGAAAGATTAAAGTATAAGGTTTTATCTAAGGTAAATGTGAAAGATAAAATTACAGCCGATCTTGGATGTGGCACTGGTTTTATAACACTTGCCCTTGCAGGAGATGCCAGTATGGTTTTTAGTATAGACAATTCTGTAAATATGCTTAGAGAACTTAAGAGATCATCAGAGGCTAAAAAGTTTAATAATATTTATCTTTTAAAGTCTTCTCTTGACAATTTGACTTTATTTGATGAATCAATGGATGCTGTTTTTATAAATATGGCACTCCATCATGTTAAGGATGCTGAAAAAGCTGTAAAGGAAATGTACAGGGTTTTAAAGAAAGGTGGTACAGTAATCATATCAGATGTTATGCAGCATAATGGTGAGTGGGCTAAGGAAGAAATGTTTGATGAATGGCTTGGCTTTTCAAATAATCAAATTCAAAGCTGGCTGAGGGATGCTGGATTTAAGAATATAGATATTGAAAATACAGATTTAAAGTGTAAAGGTCATTCTAGCAAGGGAGAATATACAGAAACATCAATATTTATAGCAAAGGCAGTTAAATAA
- the nifH gene encoding nitrogenase iron protein, with the protein MRQIAIYGKGGIGKSTTTQNLTAGLSEIGKKVMVVGCDPKADSTRLLLGGLAQRTVLDTLRTEGEDIDLNYIMKKGFNDIKCVESGGPEPGVGCAGRGIITSINMLERLGAYTEDLDYVFYDVLGDVVCGGFAMPIREGKAKEIYIVASGEMMALYAANNISKGIKRYANKGGVRLGGIICNSRKVDNERELLEAFAKELGTQLTYFVPRDNEVQRAEINKKTVIQFHPDSNQANEYRSLAKTIDENKNFVIPKPMSQERLEEIFLQHGLSD; encoded by the coding sequence ATGAGGCAAATAGCAATTTACGGTAAAGGCGGAATAGGAAAATCCACAACAACACAAAATTTAACAGCAGGTTTATCAGAAATAGGTAAAAAGGTAATGGTAGTTGGATGTGATCCTAAGGCGGATTCAACAAGATTACTTTTAGGGGGACTTGCTCAGAGAACAGTTCTGGATACACTTAGAACAGAAGGAGAAGACATTGATTTAAATTATATAATGAAAAAAGGTTTCAATGATATAAAATGTGTTGAATCAGGTGGGCCAGAGCCAGGAGTAGGATGTGCAGGTAGAGGAATAATCACGTCAATAAACATGCTTGAAAGACTTGGAGCATATACAGAGGATCTTGATTATGTTTTTTATGATGTATTAGGAGATGTTGTCTGCGGAGGGTTTGCTATGCCAATACGTGAGGGAAAGGCAAAGGAGATATATATAGTTGCCAGTGGTGAAATGATGGCACTTTATGCAGCAAATAATATATCGAAGGGTATAAAAAGATATGCTAATAAAGGTGGAGTAAGACTTGGTGGAATAATTTGTAACAGCAGAAAAGTAGATAATGAAAGGGAACTTTTAGAGGCTTTTGCTAAAGAACTTGGGACACAGCTTACATATTTTGTGCCAAGGGATAATGAAGTTCAAAGGGCGGAAATAAATAAGAAAACGGTAATTCAGTTTCATCCAGATTCAAATCAAGCAAATGAGTATAGATCTCTTGCAAAAACTATAGATGAAAATAAGAATTTTGTAATTCCAAAGCCTATGTCGCAGGAAAGGCTTGAAGAAATATTTTTGCAGCATGGACTTAGTGATTAG
- a CDS encoding amidohydrolase: MVNMNDKQKELLQKLIGYRRELHKYPELSMKEYETTKRIKNWLRENNIDVLDLPLEVGVVAEIKGEHPGKTIALRADIDALPINEKTGFDFTSVNAGVMHACGHDFHTSGILGAAILLNSRKSEMHGNVRIIFQPAEENGEGAKFICKKDILNGVEAIFGMHNRPDLPVGTIGIKSGSLMASVDRFEINIIGVGGHAGMPDRCIDPIVISSQVISAMQTIVSRSVNPISDVVISVTRIQSGNTWNVIPDRAEMEGTVRTFQNNMRDEIKNSMKNTAEGVAEALGAKIEFKWYSYLSVLNNDARFEKLCIETAEEIGCRSVKAQKNLGGEDFSFYGSIVPSFFVWMGVDGTAEWHRPSFNLKEAALIHAAKYFSNLSIKVLKGYSENNI; this comes from the coding sequence ATGGTTAATATGAATGATAAGCAAAAAGAACTCCTACAAAAATTAATTGGGTACAGAAGAGAACTTCATAAGTATCCTGAATTGTCAATGAAGGAGTATGAAACAACTAAACGCATTAAGAATTGGCTCAGGGAAAATAATATAGATGTTTTGGATTTGCCTCTAGAGGTTGGTGTTGTTGCTGAAATTAAAGGGGAGCACCCAGGGAAAACCATAGCACTTAGAGCTGATATAGATGCGTTGCCAATTAATGAAAAAACTGGATTTGATTTTACTTCAGTAAATGCTGGAGTTATGCATGCGTGTGGTCATGATTTTCATACATCAGGAATTTTAGGTGCTGCAATACTTTTAAATTCTAGAAAGAGTGAAATGCACGGAAATGTCCGTATAATATTTCAACCAGCGGAAGAAAATGGTGAAGGAGCAAAATTTATATGTAAGAAAGATATACTTAATGGCGTAGAAGCTATATTTGGAATGCATAATAGACCGGATTTACCTGTTGGAACTATAGGAATAAAATCAGGTAGTTTAATGGCAAGTGTTGATAGGTTTGAAATTAACATCATAGGAGTTGGTGGTCATGCTGGTATGCCGGACAGATGCATTGACCCTATTGTAATATCAAGTCAGGTGATTTCTGCAATGCAGACTATTGTAAGCCGAAGTGTCAATCCAATTAGTGATGTAGTAATAAGTGTAACGAGAATTCAGTCAGGCAACACCTGGAATGTAATTCCCGATAGGGCGGAGATGGAAGGTACTGTGAGAACTTTTCAAAATAATATGAGGGATGAAATTAAAAATTCTATGAAAAATACTGCTGAAGGAGTGGCAGAGGCTTTAGGTGCTAAAATAGAATTTAAATGGTATTCGTACTTATCTGTTTTAAATAATGATGCTAGATTTGAAAAATTGTGTATTGAAACAGCAGAGGAAATAGGCTGCAGGTCTGTTAAAGCACAAAAAAATTTAGGTGGAGAAGATTTTTCATTTTACGGAAGCATTGTACCTTCGTTTTTTGTATGGATGGGAGTAGATGGCACGGCGGAATGGCACAGACCTAGTTTTAATTTAAAAGAAGCTGCCTTGATACATGCTGCCAAGTATTTTTCAAATTTATCAATTAAAGTTTTAAAGGGGTATAGTGAAAATAATATATAA
- a CDS encoding nitrogenase component 1, which yields MKFNLDTSVVKTREQRLGTIIGWKTGKTSELSRDSAFTCENCKCNGGKKLCEAIGPFTQGSTCSEEMVECQAGHVRDAVLIQHAPVGCGADQVKYNSVFRNALAIRHLPIQNVKIINTNIKETDMVFGAIRKLEQSIRDAWNRHHPKAIFIGTSCASGIIGEDIDSTATKMQEELKIPVIPMYCEGFRSKHWSTGFDATQHGILRQIVNKHPKKQEDLVNVINLWGSDVFTPMLKELGLRVNYAVDLATVEDLKQLSEAAATVTFCYTLSSYMAAVLEKNFDVPEIKAPQPYGIAGTDAWIRELARVTHREEKAEAYIAKEHKKIEKRLGELRKLLKGKKGYVATGSAYAHGLIEVLRELGIEVDGSLVFHHDPVYDNNENKNSLKFLVNNYGDVKNFSVSNRQQYQFYTFLKNTKPDFILIRHNGLAPLASKMGIPAAPLGDEHLAVGYEGIINLGETILQILAHKKFHEDLSKHVKLPYTKWWLEQTDPYVLCK from the coding sequence ATGAAATTTAATCTAGATACGTCAGTAGTAAAAACTAGAGAGCAGCGATTAGGAACCATAATTGGTTGGAAAACAGGAAAAACATCAGAACTTTCAAGAGACTCTGCATTCACTTGCGAAAATTGTAAGTGCAATGGTGGAAAAAAACTGTGTGAAGCAATAGGACCATTTACACAGGGTTCAACCTGCAGTGAAGAGATGGTGGAATGCCAAGCCGGGCATGTAAGAGATGCTGTTTTGATTCAGCATGCACCTGTAGGTTGTGGTGCAGATCAGGTAAAATATAATTCTGTATTTAGAAATGCTCTTGCAATTAGACATTTACCAATACAAAACGTTAAGATTATTAACACAAATATAAAGGAAACTGATATGGTGTTCGGGGCAATTAGAAAATTAGAGCAGTCTATAAGAGATGCATGGAATAGGCATCATCCTAAGGCAATTTTTATTGGAACTTCTTGTGCTTCGGGTATTATTGGAGAGGATATAGACAGTACAGCCACCAAAATGCAGGAAGAACTTAAAATACCAGTTATACCTATGTACTGTGAAGGTTTTAGGTCAAAGCATTGGAGCACGGGCTTTGATGCTACTCAGCATGGAATATTAAGACAAATAGTTAATAAGCACCCTAAAAAACAGGAGGATTTAGTTAATGTAATCAATCTTTGGGGAAGCGATGTTTTCACTCCAATGCTTAAAGAACTTGGACTCAGGGTAAATTATGCTGTTGATCTTGCGACCGTTGAAGATTTAAAACAGCTTTCAGAGGCAGCAGCTACAGTTACATTCTGCTATACCTTGTCTTCTTACATGGCTGCGGTTTTGGAAAAAAATTTTGATGTTCCGGAAATAAAGGCACCTCAGCCCTATGGAATAGCAGGAACGGATGCATGGATAAGGGAACTTGCACGTGTGACTCATAGAGAAGAAAAAGCAGAAGCATATATAGCAAAGGAACATAAAAAAATAGAAAAAAGATTAGGTGAACTTAGAAAACTTTTAAAGGGTAAAAAGGGATATGTTGCAACGGGGTCAGCCTATGCTCATGGACTTATTGAAGTACTTAGAGAACTTGGAATCGAAGTTGATGGTTCTCTTGTGTTTCACCATGATCCTGTGTATGACAACAATGAAAATAAAAATTCACTTAAATTCTTAGTAAATAATTATGGTGATGTTAAAAACTTCAGTGTAAGTAATAGGCAGCAGTATCAATTCTATACTTTCCTTAAAAACACAAAACCTGATTTTATACTTATAAGACATAATGGACTTGCACCTCTTGCGTCAAAAATGGGAATACCGGCAGCACCTCTTGGAGATGAGCACCTTGCAGTAGGATATGAGGGAATTATAAATTTAGGTGAAACAATACTTCAAATACTTGCCCATAAGAAGTTTCATGAGGATTTATCAAAGCATGTTAAATTGCCATATACGAAATGGTGGCTTGAGCAGACTGATCCTTATGTACTTTGCAAATAA
- a CDS encoding class I SAM-dependent methyltransferase — protein sequence MKNSNKGAKYDKMVREKSDDELGLFDQYEDTFIKIRDKITRYNINSIIDFGCGTGNLCGPLSEKINVIGIDKSYEMIQEGKRKYPKMNFIQSSIFDVSNIKERADIVVSSYVLHGLIEEKKQKALSNMLLLNDQKRVILIDFMFENMKSKEEYKESLLRHNRADLWAFIESKNFFIVEELKNYIEKLNLKIALEHAVNFTWIAEICKK from the coding sequence ATGAAAAATTCAAACAAGGGTGCAAAATATGATAAAATGGTTCGAGAAAAATCTGATGATGAACTCGGATTATTTGATCAATATGAGGATACCTTTATAAAGATAAGGGATAAAATAACAAGATATAATATAAATAGTATAATTGATTTTGGCTGTGGTACAGGTAATTTATGTGGTCCCTTAAGTGAAAAAATTAATGTTATAGGAATAGATAAGAGTTATGAAATGATTCAAGAAGGTAAAAGAAAATATCCAAAAATGAATTTTATTCAAAGCAGTATTTTTGATGTATCAAATATAAAAGAAAGGGCAGATATTGTAGTATCGTCTTATGTATTACATGGATTAATTGAAGAGAAGAAACAAAAAGCACTCTCCAATATGCTATTACTTAATGACCAGAAAAGAGTTATATTAATAGATTTTATGTTTGAAAATATGAAATCAAAAGAAGAATATAAAGAAAGCTTGTTAAGACACAATAGGGCAGACCTATGGGCATTTATAGAAAGTAAAAATTTTTTTATAGTTGAAGAGCTAAAGAACTATATAGAAAAACTTAATTTAAAAATTGCCTTGGAACATGCTGTAAACTTTACTTGGATTGCAGAAATTTGCAAAAAATAA
- a CDS encoding nitrogenase component 1, which yields MSDIKEKSNSIEQVRYGCAIGAMHSAFAIPRVIPIAHCGPGCVDKQTGNIAFYNGFQGGGYGGASAVPCTNIHEKEVVFGGENRLRELIEGTFKVMDADLFVVMTGCIPDTIGDDAESVVSEFRENGLPIVCAETGGFKGNNFIGHELVAQAIIDQYVGDYDGPKEKGLVNVWALLPYFNTFWRGDLNEIKRILEGIGLKVNILFGHESKGVHEWKDIPKAEFNLVLSPWLGLKTAEHLKGKYDQPYLHISTIPIGAKETSDFLRKVVEFAHIDREKAEGFIKSEEKRYYEYLEDFSDFYSEYWWGLPSKFAIVGDSAYNLAVTKFLVNQLGLIPAKAIITENPPEKYRDSIREEFKNIADDVLLDVDFEEDSYVIHEKIRKTDFGRKPPIIFGTTWERDIAKELKGSIVEIGFPASYEVVLSKSYVGYRGALTLLEKIYSVIVSASA from the coding sequence ATGTCAGATATAAAAGAAAAATCAAATTCAATTGAGCAGGTAAGGTACGGCTGCGCTATTGGAGCAATGCACAGTGCTTTTGCAATACCAAGAGTAATTCCCATAGCTCACTGTGGACCTGGATGTGTTGATAAACAAACCGGCAATATAGCATTTTATAATGGGTTTCAAGGTGGCGGCTACGGCGGAGCATCTGCTGTTCCATGCACAAATATACATGAAAAGGAAGTTGTATTTGGAGGTGAAAACAGATTAAGAGAGCTAATTGAAGGTACTTTTAAGGTAATGGATGCAGATTTATTTGTTGTTATGACAGGGTGTATTCCAGATACTATAGGGGATGATGCAGAATCTGTAGTAAGTGAATTTCGTGAAAATGGACTTCCTATTGTGTGTGCAGAAACAGGTGGATTTAAGGGAAATAATTTTATAGGCCATGAACTTGTAGCCCAAGCTATTATAGATCAATATGTAGGTGATTACGATGGACCAAAAGAAAAAGGTCTTGTAAACGTGTGGGCACTTCTACCATATTTTAATACTTTTTGGAGAGGAGACCTTAATGAAATAAAGAGAATACTTGAAGGCATAGGACTTAAAGTTAACATACTGTTTGGTCATGAAAGTAAAGGAGTTCACGAGTGGAAGGATATTCCCAAAGCAGAATTCAATTTAGTATTGTCACCATGGCTTGGACTTAAAACAGCAGAGCATCTAAAAGGAAAGTATGATCAGCCTTATTTGCATATTTCTACCATTCCAATAGGAGCAAAGGAAACAAGTGATTTTTTAAGAAAAGTAGTGGAGTTTGCACATATTGACAGAGAAAAGGCAGAGGGATTTATTAAAAGTGAGGAAAAAAGATACTATGAATATCTAGAAGATTTTTCTGATTTTTATTCAGAGTATTGGTGGGGACTTCCATCTAAGTTTGCTATTGTAGGTGACAGTGCATATAATCTAGCAGTTACAAAGTTTTTAGTAAATCAATTGGGGCTTATACCAGCTAAGGCAATTATTACAGAAAATCCACCGGAGAAATATAGAGATAGTATCAGAGAAGAATTTAAGAACATAGCAGATGATGTCTTACTAGATGTGGATTTTGAAGAGGACAGTTATGTTATTCATGAAAAAATAAGAAAAACCGATTTTGGGCGCAAGCCGCCTATTATTTTTGGAACTACGTGGGAAAGAGATATAGCTAAAGAGCTTAAAGGTTCTATAGTGGAAATTGGATTTCCGGCATCATATGAAGTGGTTTTGTCAAAATCTTATGTGGGATATAGAGGAGCACTTACTTTGCTTGAAAAGATATACTCAGTTATAGTCAGTGCCAGTGCTTAA
- a CDS encoding YdbC family protein, giving the protein MAEVKFDIIKNLGVISEGARGWKKEINIMSWNGRKAKIDIRDWDEAHSKMGKGITLSKDELKKLKEILDEINIDELDSAN; this is encoded by the coding sequence TTGGCAGAAGTTAAATTTGATATAATTAAGAACCTTGGTGTCATATCAGAAGGTGCTAGGGGCTGGAAGAAAGAAATAAATATTATGAGCTGGAATGGTAGAAAAGCTAAAATAGACATAAGAGATTGGGATGAAGCTCACTCTAAAATGGGAAAAGGCATTACTCTTAGTAAGGATGAGCTAAAAAAATTAAAAGAAATTTTAGATGAAATTAATATAGATGAATTGGACAGTGCGAATTAA
- a CDS encoding YezD family protein: MNELNRNTYGSKNVKDEYYKQKVSKLIKEIKYGSVTLVIQDGIVIQIESSQKIRLK, translated from the coding sequence ATGAATGAATTAAATCGCAATACGTATGGGTCTAAAAATGTGAAAGACGAATATTATAAGCAAAAAGTTTCAAAGCTTATAAAAGAAATAAAATACGGCTCTGTAACTTTAGTTATTCAGGATGGAATTGTCATACAGATAGAAAGCAGTCAAAAAATAAGACTTAAGTAG
- a CDS encoding bifunctional cystathionine gamma-lyase/homocysteine desulfhydrase: protein MKIESLLIHGGKDGDETTGAVNVPIYQTSTFKQVKLGVNKGYEYSRTGNPTREALEKLISDLEEGYAGFAFASGMAAITAVLSLFKSGDTIIISNNVYGGTFRVLDKVFNHFSIGYKIVDTSKPEEVKKNIDKNVKAIYIESPTNPLMDITDIKLVSGIAKEKGLLTIVDNTFMTPYLQRPITLGADIVIHSATKYLGGHSDLVAGLVVVNNNDLAEKIHFIQNSTGGVLGPFDSFLLIRGIKTLAVRMDRHNDNALRIANALNHSKEIEKVYYPGLEDHPGHEIQKKQALGYGGIISFVVKKEYDYKKLFENLKLITFGESLGGVESLVCHPATMTHAAIPYEIRQKVGIVDNLIRLSVGIENVEDLIDDLLNALERSVEK from the coding sequence ATGAAAATTGAATCATTATTAATTCATGGAGGTAAAGATGGAGATGAAACTACTGGCGCAGTAAATGTTCCAATATATCAAACCTCTACTTTTAAACAAGTAAAGTTAGGCGTAAACAAGGGGTATGAATATTCTAGAACAGGGAATCCAACGAGAGAAGCTTTAGAAAAATTAATTTCTGATTTAGAGGAAGGTTATGCAGGTTTTGCTTTTGCCTCAGGAATGGCAGCCATTACAGCTGTTCTATCATTGTTCAAATCAGGAGATACAATAATAATATCAAATAATGTTTATGGAGGAACTTTTAGAGTACTTGATAAAGTATTTAATCACTTTAGTATAGGTTATAAAATAGTTGATACTTCAAAGCCAGAAGAAGTTAAAAAAAATATAGACAAAAATGTAAAAGCCATATATATTGAAAGCCCTACAAATCCACTTATGGATATTACAGACATCAAATTAGTTTCTGGTATAGCAAAAGAAAAAGGACTTCTTACTATAGTTGATAACACTTTTATGACACCTTATCTTCAAAGACCAATTACTCTTGGTGCAGATATAGTAATTCACAGTGCTACAAAGTATCTTGGTGGTCACAGCGATTTAGTTGCGGGACTTGTGGTGGTTAATAATAATGATCTAGCAGAGAAAATACACTTTATACAGAATTCAACAGGAGGAGTCTTAGGACCCTTTGATTCATTCCTTTTAATAAGGGGTATAAAAACTCTTGCAGTGAGAATGGATAGGCACAATGATAATGCACTTAGGATTGCTAATGCCCTAAATCATAGTAAAGAAATAGAAAAAGTATATTACCCTGGACTTGAAGATCATCCTGGACACGAAATTCAAAAGAAGCAGGCTTTAGGCTATGGCGGCATAATATCTTTTGTAGTAAAAAAAGAATATGATTATAAAAAGTTATTTGAAAATTTAAAGCTCATAACTTTTGGGGAAAGTCTTGGCGGAGTAGAATCACTCGTATGCCATCCTGCTACAATGACACATGCAGCAATTCCATATGAAATAAGACAGAAAGTTGGAATTGTAGATAATCTTATAAGGCTTTCTGTAGGCATAGAAAATGTAGAGGATTTAATTGACGATTTATTAAATGCACTTGAAAGGAGTGTAGAAAAGTGA
- a CDS encoding phenylpyruvate tautomerase MIF-related protein, with translation MPFINSTVTVKLNEAKKDKLKAEFGKLIEILPGKSESWLMIGFKDNYPLYFKGEKKDKAAFIEVKIYGGADKASKNKLTSEISSLIEKELSIPKDSIYITIEEISDWGWNGGLF, from the coding sequence ATGCCATTTATAAACTCAACAGTAACTGTAAAGCTTAATGAGGCAAAAAAAGATAAATTAAAAGCTGAATTTGGAAAGCTAATAGAAATACTTCCCGGCAAAAGTGAAAGCTGGCTAATGATTGGCTTTAAGGACAATTATCCTCTTTACTTTAAAGGAGAGAAAAAAGACAAAGCAGCTTTTATTGAAGTGAAAATTTACGGAGGCGCAGATAAAGCTTCAAAGAATAAACTAACTTCAGAAATATCTTCTTTAATAGAAAAAGAGCTTTCAATCCCTAAGGATTCCATATATATAACTATTGAGGAAATATCCGACTGGGGCTGGAACGGTGGACTTTTTTAG